A genomic segment from Nicotiana tabacum cultivar K326 chromosome 7, ASM71507v2, whole genome shotgun sequence encodes:
- the LOC142162234 gene encoding uncharacterized protein LOC142162234 yields MKNQVSVGSLFQEGMSQVRPLYFNGKHFSHWKVRMEIYAKSYDVNVWCVIKKGNYLLPAAAQPPTNTEDIDEYTDEQMAVQVNSKARNLLYNAISGEEYEKISSCDTSKEMWDKVEVTYEGTNKVKENHINILVHDYKLFQMKEGESIEEMFARFNKIISDLKAFGKPYSSGDQVQKILRSIPTTWQTKVVALESQDLNKLSYNELRGDLIAFERTHLKKTNQEEKKKTVVCKATAERPENDIDDDPEALEEEIAIVSRNIDGLMKRYINTRRGRIPPRQTRKYNENDKNVEKCYECGSYGHVQAECLDLKRKVFTGFNKNKSFGSWSDEDSLEHEEIVNLCFMFILENDMNR; encoded by the coding sequence atgaaaaatcaaGTATCTGTTGGATCCCTCTTTCAAGAAGGAATGTCGCAAGTCAGACCACTATATTTCAATGGAAAACACTTTTCTCACTGGAAAGTGCGAATGGAAATATATGCAAAATCCTATGATGTCAACGTATGGTGCGTTATCAAAAAGGGTAACTATCTACTACCAGCAGCAGCCCAACCACCCACTAATACGGaagatatagatgaatatacAGACGAGCAAATGGCAGTACAGGTCAATTCTAAGGCACGAAATTTACTCTATAATGCTATAAGTGGAGAGGAGTATGAGAAAATCTCAAGTTGTGACACATCCAAAGAAATGTGGGATAAAGTGGAAGTTACTTATGAAGGAACCAACAAAGTGAAAGAAAATCACATAAACATATTGGTTCATGACTATAAACTCTTCCagatgaaagaaggagaatccaTTGAGGAAATGTTTGCAAGGTTCAACAAAATCATTAGCGATCTAAAAGCCTTTGGTAAACCCTACTCAAGTGGTGATCAAGTTCAAAAAATTCTAAGAAGTATACCTACCACTTGGCAGACAAAAGTAGTCGCACTCGAATCTCAAGATCTAAACAAACTTTCATATAATGAGTTACGAGGAGATCTTATAGCATTCGAGAGAACACATCTCAAGAAAACAAAccaggaagaaaagaagaaaacagttgTCTGCAAAGCTACAGCTGAAAGACCTGAAAATGATATTGATGATGACCCAGAAGCACTTGAAGAAGAGATTGCCATAGTATCAAGAAACATAGATGGTTTAATGAAAAGGTATATAAACACAAGAAGGGGAAGGATACCACCCAGGCAAACCAGGAAATACAATGAAAATGACAAGAATGTTGAAAAATGTTACGAGTGTGGAAGTTATGGGCATGTTCAAGCTGAATGCCTAGATCTTAAAAGAAAGGTCTTCACAGGATTCAATAAAAATAAATCTTTCGGAAGCTGGAGTGATGAAGACAGTTTAGAACACGAAGAAATAGTAAACCTGTGCTTCATGTTCATTTTGGAAAATGACATGAATAGATAA